From one Anabas testudineus chromosome 21, fAnaTes1.2, whole genome shotgun sequence genomic stretch:
- the trim63b gene encoding E3 ubiquitin-protein ligase TRIM63b: MDVQRTGSMVRPPSPMDSLEKQLSCPICLDMFTKPVVILPCQHNLCRSCASDLYDSRNPYRFSGGVFRCPTCRFEVVLDRHGVHGLQRNLLVENIIDIYKQQQEGSGSGSTETNLKPKESKEPKCQEHEDEKINIYCVTCQVPTCSMCKVFGQHKDCEVAPLASVYQAQKGELSNAIDTLVSSNGRLQALLNQMEDACRAVQENSQRAKQGLAERFDLLYAVLEERKTVLLEQIGKEQDEKVAALRALAQRYGERLQASSELTDTAVRALEQSGTAEFLMASKGLITQTKDAAKSSLGEERPEPGFEKMDHFTLSTEHIESVLSKMDFSVCDDDEFEDAEEEEEEE, translated from the coding sequence ATGGACGTCCAAAGGACAGGATCTATGGTTCGGCCCCCCAGCCCCATGGATAGTCTCGAGAAGCAGCTGAGCTGTCCTATCTGCCTGGACATGTTTACCAAACCTGTGGTCATCCTGCCCTGCCAGCATAACTTGTGCCGTAGTTGTGCCAGCGATCTCTATGACTCGCGCAACCCATACCGCTTTTCTGGTGGTGTTTTTCGCTGTCCTACCTGCCGTTTTGAGGTTGTGCTTGATCGTCACGGCGTGCACGGTCTCCAGCGCAATCTCCTGGTAGAAAATATTATTGACATCTATAAGCAGCAGCAAGAAGGTAGTGGCAGTGGAAGTACCGAAACCAACCTGAAGCCTAAAGAATCCAAAGAACCAAAGTGCCAAGAACACGAAGATGAGAAAATCAACATTTATTGTGTGACCTGCCAAGTACCTACCTGCTCCATGTGCAAAGTGTTTGGTCAACATAAGGACTGTGAGGTGGCACCGTTAGCAAGTGTTTACCAGGCCCAGAAAGGTGAACTGAGTAATGCTATTGATACCCTTGTATCTAGCAATGGCCGCCTACAGGCCCTGCTCAACCAGATGGAAGATGCCTGCCGTGCGGTGCAGGAGAATTCTCAGCGTGCTAAGCAAGGGTTAGCTGAACGCTTTGACCTGTTGTATGCTGTCCTTGAAGAGCGCAAGACCGTCCTTCTAGAGCAGATTGGTAAAGAGCAAGATGAAAAGGTGGCAGCTCTGCGGGCACTGGCTCAACGCTATGGCGAACGACTGCAGGCTAGTTCGGAGCTCACCGATACAGCTGTGAGAGCATTAGAGCAGAGTGGCACTGCTGAGTTTCTGATGGCCTCCAAGGGCCTAATCACACAGACCAAAGATGCAGCTAAAAGCTCACTAGGGGAAGAGAGGCCAGAGCCAGGCTTTGAGAAGATGGACCACTTCACGTTGTCAACAGAGCACATTGAATCAGTCCTGTCGAAAATGGACTTTTCAGTCTGCGATGACGATGAATTTGAAGATgcggaggaggaagaggaggaggaataa